A stretch of the Capsicum annuum cultivar UCD-10X-F1 chromosome 10, UCD10Xv1.1, whole genome shotgun sequence genome encodes the following:
- the LOC107845687 gene encoding E3 ubiquitin-protein ligase RNF5-like isoform X1 encodes MEAHRLDAERKIPRIVHMDHETGESLDSVHSHNINCEHGDFECNICFEIAQDPIVTLCGHLYCWPCLCEWLQVHSHSQECPVCKALIEDQKLVPIYGRGKASSDPRSCVRQRMNIPNRPVFGPRPQTAPALDMNYFQPNELDLTGGFVPMSSARFGNLTLSTLFGAIPAFFNLHVQGFHDATVYGATTGVPYIFSSSVHGGYAHGFHHSIHVDSTKFFIKMFLLIVGFLLVVSLIL; translated from the exons ATGGAAGCTCACCGCTTAGATGCGGAAAGGAAAATCCCTAG GATTGTGCATATGGATCATGAGACCGGTGAATCATTGGATTCTGTGCATTCACATAATATTAATTGCGAGCATGGTGATTTTGAATGCAATATCTGTTTTGAAATAGCTCAAGATCCTATTGTGACTCTTTGTGGCCACCTTTATTGTTGGCCTTGTCTTTGTGAATGGTTGCAAGTTCATTCACATTCCCAAGAATGCCCAGTTTGTAAGGCTCTCATAGAAGACCAGAAGTTAGTACCCATATATGGTCGAGGCAAGGCAAGCTCTGACCCGAGATCGTGCGTACGTCAAAGGATGAACATTCCTAACCGTCCAGTATTTGGGCCAAGACCACAAACAGCTCCAGCACTAGATATGAACTATTTCCAGCCCAATGAGTTGGATCTAACGGGGGGATTTGTGCCTATGTCCAGTGCAAGGTTTGGGAACTTGACATTATCTACTCTATTCGGAGCTATTCCAGCTTTTTTCAACCTTCATGTGCAAGGATTTCATGATGCTACTGTATATGGTGCTACCACAGGAGTTCCATACATCTTTTCTAGTTCAGTTCATGGGGGTTATGCTCATGGATTTCATCATTCAATCCATGTAGATAGTACAAAGTTCTTCATCAAGATGTTTCTTTTGATAGTTGGTTTCCTCTTAGTTGTTTCCTTAATTTTGTAG
- the LOC107845687 gene encoding E3 ubiquitin-protein ligase RNF5-like yields MDHETGESLDSVHSHNINCEHGDFECNICFEIAQDPIVTLCGHLYCWPCLCEWLQVHSHSQECPVCKALIEDQKLVPIYGRGKASSDPRSCVRQRMNIPNRPVFGPRPQTAPALDMNYFQPNELDLTGGFVPMSSARFGNLTLSTLFGAIPAFFNLHVQGFHDATVYGATTGVPYIFSSSVHGGYAHGFHHSIHVDSTKFFIKMFLLIVGFLLVVSLIL; encoded by the coding sequence ATGGATCATGAGACCGGTGAATCATTGGATTCTGTGCATTCACATAATATTAATTGCGAGCATGGTGATTTTGAATGCAATATCTGTTTTGAAATAGCTCAAGATCCTATTGTGACTCTTTGTGGCCACCTTTATTGTTGGCCTTGTCTTTGTGAATGGTTGCAAGTTCATTCACATTCCCAAGAATGCCCAGTTTGTAAGGCTCTCATAGAAGACCAGAAGTTAGTACCCATATATGGTCGAGGCAAGGCAAGCTCTGACCCGAGATCGTGCGTACGTCAAAGGATGAACATTCCTAACCGTCCAGTATTTGGGCCAAGACCACAAACAGCTCCAGCACTAGATATGAACTATTTCCAGCCCAATGAGTTGGATCTAACGGGGGGATTTGTGCCTATGTCCAGTGCAAGGTTTGGGAACTTGACATTATCTACTCTATTCGGAGCTATTCCAGCTTTTTTCAACCTTCATGTGCAAGGATTTCATGATGCTACTGTATATGGTGCTACCACAGGAGTTCCATACATCTTTTCTAGTTCAGTTCATGGGGGTTATGCTCATGGATTTCATCATTCAATCCATGTAGATAGTACAAAGTTCTTCATCAAGATGTTTCTTTTGATAGTTGGTTTCCTCTTAGTTGTTTCCTTAATTTTGTAG